The nucleotide window CGACAAGGAAGTGGTGGCCCTCTTCGGTGACGGCGCCTTCTCCCTCACCGGCTGGGACTTCGAGACCCTCGTCCGCTACGACCTCCCCTTCGTCGGCATCGTCGGCAACAACTCCTCCATGAACCAGATCCGCTACGGCCAGGCCGCCAAGTACGGCCTGGAGCGCGAGCGGGTCGGCAACACCCTCGGCGACGTCCACTACGACAAGTTCGCTCAGATGCTGGGCGGTTACGGCGAAGAGGTCCGCGACCCCGCCGACATCGGCCCCGCGCTGCGGCGTGCTCGCGAGTCGGGCAAGCCGTCGCTGATCAACGTCTGGGTCGACCCGGACGCGTACGCCCCCGGAACCATGAACCAGACGATGTACAAGTGAGGTGACCCCGGTGACCACCGAGACCGCCACGACAGACGCCACCGCCCAGCCCTCGCCGCCCGGCAAGGCGCTCGCGGGCATCCGTGTCCTCGACATGACGCACGTCCAGTCCGGTCCCTCCGCCACCCAGCTGCTGGCGTGGCTCGGCGCGGACGTGGTGAAGCTGGAGGCGCCGAGCGGGGACATCACACGCAAGCAGCTGCGCGACCTCCCGGACGTCGACTCCCTCTACTTCACGATGCTCAACTGCAACAAGCGGAGCATCACCCTCAACACCAAGACCGAGCGCGGCAAGGAGATCCTCACCGAGCTGATCCGGCGCTCCGACGTCATGGTCGAGAACTTCGGACCCGGCGCGGTCGACCGCATGGGCTTCACCTGGGACCGCATCCAGGAGATCAATCCGCGTATCGTCTATGCCTCCATCAAGGGGTTCGGCGAGGGCCCGTACACCAACTTCAAGGCGTACGAGGTCGTCGCGCAGGCCATGGGCGGGTCGATGTCGACCACCGGTTTCGAGGACGGGCCGCCGCTGGCGACGGGAGCCCAGATCGGGGACTCGGGGACGGGTGTGCACGCCGTCGCGGGGATACTCGCCGCTCTGTTCCAGCGGGAGCACACCGGGCGCGGGCAGCGGGTCAACGTGGCCATGCAGCACGCGGTCCTCAACCTCTGTCGGGTGAAGCTGAGGGACCAGCAGCGCCTGGCACATGGGCCGCTCCGTGAATATCCGAACGACGACTTCGGCGTCGAAGTTCCCCGTTCGGGAAACGCGTCCGGGGGCGGCCAGCCCGGCTGGGCGGTCAAGTGCGCGCCTGGCGGCCCGAACGACTACGTCTACGTCATCGTGCAGCCCGTCGGCTGGCAGCCGCTCAGCGAGCTCATCGGCCGGCCCGAACTGGCGGCCGACCCCGAGTGGGCGACGCCCGAGGCACGCCTGCCCAAGCTCGGCAAGATGTTCCAGCTGATCGAGGAGTGGTCGTCCACGCTCCCCAAGTGGGAGGTGCTGGAGAAGCTCAACGCCCACAACATCCCGTGCGGGCCGATCCTCTCCACCAAGGAGATCGTCGAGGACGCCTCGCTGGTCGCCAACGAGATGGTCGTCACCGTGCCGCACCCCGAGCGCGGCGAGTTCGTGACCGTGGGCAGCCCGCTGAAGCTCTCCGACTCCCCCGTGGACGTGACCAGTTCGCCGCTGCTCGGCGAGCACAACGAAGAGGTGTATGTCGGCGAGCTGGGCC belongs to Streptomyces graminofaciens and includes:
- the frc gene encoding formyl-CoA transferase — its product is MTTETATTDATAQPSPPGKALAGIRVLDMTHVQSGPSATQLLAWLGADVVKLEAPSGDITRKQLRDLPDVDSLYFTMLNCNKRSITLNTKTERGKEILTELIRRSDVMVENFGPGAVDRMGFTWDRIQEINPRIVYASIKGFGEGPYTNFKAYEVVAQAMGGSMSTTGFEDGPPLATGAQIGDSGTGVHAVAGILAALFQREHTGRGQRVNVAMQHAVLNLCRVKLRDQQRLAHGPLREYPNDDFGVEVPRSGNASGGGQPGWAVKCAPGGPNDYVYVIVQPVGWQPLSELIGRPELAADPEWATPEARLPKLGKMFQLIEEWSSTLPKWEVLEKLNAHNIPCGPILSTKEIVEDASLVANEMVVTVPHPERGEFVTVGSPLKLSDSPVDVTSSPLLGEHNEEVYVGELGLGDEELRLLKSNGVI